The Gracilibacillus caseinilyticus genome segment TCTTCGACCTTGCCAATGCGTTCTTCTGCCAACTCAGAAATATGCACAAGACCTTCTTTTCCTTTAAACAATTCAACAAAAGCGCCGAATTTCTCAATACGTTTTACTGTACCTAAGTACATCTGGCCAGCTTCCACTTCCCGTACGATATCTTCAATTAACTGTTTCGCTTTGTTGTTCATTGTCATATCCGTTGAGGAGATAAAGACATGTCCATCTTGTTCGATATCAATTTTGACACCTGTTTCTTCGATGATCTTGTTAATCTGTTTACCACTTGGTCCAATGACATCACGGATTTTATCAGGATTAATTTCCATCGTAAGAATTTTCGGTGCATAATCAGAAAGTTGCTCTTTTGGTTCGTTAATTGTCTCTAGCATATGAGCAAGGATATGCATACGCCCTTTTTTCGCTTGTGTTAGAGCTTCTTCTAAAATTTCGCGAGACAGACCATCAATTTTAATATCCATTTGCAGTGCAGTAACACCTTGCTCAGTACCAGCTACTTTAAAGTCCATATCCCCTAGGAAATCTTCCATCCCTTGAATATCACTTAAAATCGTGTAGTCTTCACCGGATTTGACAAGACCCATGGCAATACCTGCTACAGGTGATTTAATTGGGACACCAGCATCCATCATTGCTAATGTACTGGCACAAATACTGGCTTGCGATGTAGAACCATTGGATTCTAATACTTCTGATACAAGACGAATCGTATATGGAAATTCTTTTTCATCTGGAACTACTTTTTCTAGTGCGCGCTCGCCTAGAGCACCGTGACCAATCTCACGACGACCTGGACCACGAATCGGACCTGTTTCCCCAACACTGAAGGATGGGAAATTATAATGATGCATAAACCGTTTGGATTCTTCTGCATCTAATCCGTCTAGAATTTGTACATCTCCCAATGCACCTAGTGTACAAATGCTTAAAGCTTGTGTTTGTCCACGAGTGAATAATCCGGATCCGTGTGTACGAGGTAACACACTGATTCTTGATGAAAGTGGTCTGATTTCGTCAATTTTTCTTCCATCAGGACGAACCTTTTCTTTCGTGATCAATCGACGTACTTCTTCTTTGACAATCTTATCAAGAACAGCAGACACTTGTTTCAGTTTGTCTTCCGTTCCATCATCTTCTTGTTCTTCATATTCTGCTTTAATGTCTGCTTTCACTGCATCAATTGCTTCTTCACGAGCATGCTTTTCTTGTACTTGGATCGCTTCAACAAGACGTTGCTTCGCTTTCGATTCAACTTCTTCCACAATTGCTGCATCTAAGTCAAACAGTTTAATTTCCATTTTTTCAACTTGTAATGCTGCAATGATTTCCTCTTGAAAAGCAATCAGGCGTTTAATTTCTTCATGACCAAACATGATGGCTTCCAGCATGATTTCTTCCGGTACTTCATTCGCACCAGCCTCCACCATGTTAATCGCATCTTTCGTACCCGCTACTGTTAAGTCGATATCGCTTTTTTCACGTTCATCTAGTGTCGGGTTAATAATGAATTGCCCATCTACTCGTCCTACAACAACCCCTGCAATAGGACCACCAAATGGAATATCCGATACACTTAGCGCAATGGAAGAACCGATCATTGCCGCAATTTCTGTCGGTAAATTCTGATC includes the following:
- the pnp gene encoding polyribonucleotide nucleotidyltransferase, whose product is MAEEKKVFSTEIAGQPFRVEVGELAKQANGACMVHYGDTAVLATATASKEPKDLPFFPLTVNYEERLYAVGKIPGGFIKREGRPSEKAVLTSRLIDRPIRPLFPDGFRNEVQVISTVMSVDQNLPTEIAAMIGSSIALSVSDIPFGGPIAGVVVGRVDGQFIINPTLDEREKSDIDLTVAGTKDAINMVEAGANEVPEEIMLEAIMFGHEEIKRLIAFQEEIIAALQVEKMEIKLFDLDAAIVEEVESKAKQRLVEAIQVQEKHAREEAIDAVKADIKAEYEEQEDDGTEDKLKQVSAVLDKIVKEEVRRLITKEKVRPDGRKIDEIRPLSSRISVLPRTHGSGLFTRGQTQALSICTLGALGDVQILDGLDAEESKRFMHHYNFPSFSVGETGPIRGPGRREIGHGALGERALEKVVPDEKEFPYTIRLVSEVLESNGSTSQASICASTLAMMDAGVPIKSPVAGIAMGLVKSGEDYTILSDIQGMEDFLGDMDFKVAGTEQGVTALQMDIKIDGLSREILEEALTQAKKGRMHILAHMLETINEPKEQLSDYAPKILTMEINPDKIRDVIGPSGKQINKIIEETGVKIDIEQDGHVFISSTDMTMNNKAKQLIEDIVREVEAGQMYLGTVKRIEKFGAFVELFKGKEGLVHISELAEERIGKVEDVVKIGDQIMVKVKEIDRQGRVNLSRKAVLIDEKAQKQND